Genomic segment of Capsicum annuum cultivar UCD-10X-F1 unplaced genomic scaffold, UCD10Xv1.1 ctg80520, whole genome shotgun sequence:
ATTCTCAAATCATTGACATATCGACATAACATGATTATTgactatctatttttaattaattacaccATACTAACTAGTAActattgaaaaaattatatagttaCAATTATATATAATCTTGATCATCATAAACAAAGAAAGGGGTCTATCATCACCTAATATTTAcatcaaattaatattaaaaaaactgTATAGTTGATGAGAATGTTAAATCTTTACCCTTTTAAAAAATTTCTCtagtttcataattttttaatcagACAATATTTTGAACTTGAAACTATCGCTAGTCCCTAGgtaatataaaaacaaaaaggaatcaactaatctatatctataatctataatctataatctataatctataatatattaaaagtgtgaagcacCTTTGAAAtgttatttaaactttttgcccttatttaaaatttttttctttagacaaaatcatcttttcgctattatttttctaatatttaagatttaaaaattaattaaatatatttatgataaaacctttctttattagaagtcatcaaaattaatgacaactaatactttttcattTGTTTAAGAATTCTagatcaactaaatttgattttaagaaaatttgaaaaatctagaaataaatataagtgttaaaataagaaaaatttaagaagtacaaaatttttaaaagttttaagtacgtaataagaatgtaatcaatgattttgtaaaaaaaagattttaaatatagacaaaaaataatcgtaccacaaatatggttcaaatcgatgtgtctctcttagccaCTGACAGTAAGGGAAAGAGGTACAACATTGCAAACGTAAAAGTGTTgattcatcaaccacttgaaacttctagtgaaaaaatatatatgtgcttacactaatatgttgctatagtcaacttcaaacaagcacaTCTTTCATTCTGccaagaatttttgagctcatgacccaccaactgATAGATAatataattagctttccaacgataccaatttctcctaaattcaatatcggagtaaaaagttatgcacGTTTTACTAGAGAGTTGTTCGAATGCCGAGGTGCAACGGGAAAGATGACGAATCGTCACTCTAACCGTCTCAACTCAGGCAGTGAGCTCGTTTTCTGGCCATAAAATGACGGTTTGAGTGACGGTTAGTCACCAACGTGACGGTCTATCACCCAGACCGTCAACCACATCTGTTCAAGCGCTTTAAAGGCGTTTTAAtgagatttttgggtcttttcccaccctttttaaCCCGTAATTCCATCAAATTAAAGAACATAACTCCTCGTTCATccttaacatcaaaattaggattttctttcaagatcattccccaagaacaagattcaaatccttcctcaagaaaactcaagaatcaaagtgtcaccattcaagaaccttcaagaaaagttactCTCTTTTAAGATTCAAgcttattgaaataattattttaattttttaaaatgtggtctctttttaaaaagaaaataaaaatcgaccacttgtggtcggttttttccgaCTACAATGTGTGGTTAGTtttttgtggtcgtttttttagtttttttagtagtgtgtAGAGATTCGTTATCCAAAATACCAAGGTATTCACAAGTATGTATGCCAAACCTCTCTGTCTTCTTTGATACTATGTTTAAGTCATTTATATAGcaagtgaattaattaattatattttgataggTATATGGATTGTGAGTTGGAATTTCATGAGCATACAGATCGCCGTACTAATATGCTTCGGAGAGCACAACAGGAAAGTTTCATCGATTAGGTACCTAAGTTTATTCGTGGAAGAATGTTATCTTTTGTTATGTTAATTAGTGGCTTTCTATCGAGCTATGTATGCAGTGGTTAAATCGAGCAACTAGCTAGCTAGCACAAAAAGTTCACTGCATGTATTTTTGCACTTGATCAATGTTTAtctatttaattttcatttcaGTTCAGTTGGTATGAAATCTTGGTTTCTTATGTTCAATACTTATTTTGTTTAAATCATTTCAGTAAATGCACGTAGGTAGTTAATCGACATGGGGTATCGTGTGGGAGCTAGAAAAGTAATTAAACTTTGAACAACTACagattagaaataaaaaaaaatatcccaaaaaggAAATATTATAACGCGATCTGGTCATACTGACCTAAATTCACAAGGGGGGAGATAACAAGTTGttaagatttttttaaatataagagAGAACAAATTTTACccatatttaaaatatcataGCAAATCTAATAAAAATGACCCCAAAAGAGAACTTCTTCCCCAATTTAATCTTTTCTTTTCCAATTTCGGCATATATATCATAATCAAGCTTTTAGTTGACCACACTTAGATTAGAATAACGAACAGCAACAAAGTCATTCTTAAAGTAAGGGCTCCTTGCACATGTATAACACACTCTCCATTATTATTCTCTAcacataagagttcataaaatattatgatcatatgaatatatataatcCATACATAACTAGTTCATAAGTTGAAAATCTTACTTTAATGTGAGGACACACTATACGTAATGGGAATATCTGGTGTACATTTCCCAAGATTCGGTCCAAAATCTATTAAAAACATTATCGATGAGCCAATATTAAATAGATTTCCAACAAAATGTCTATTAAAAATTCTCATTCGTTTGATAGAGACAACCAATATAAGTGAACAATTCAAGGGGCATATTGAacatttggatttggagatgCATATGCTAGAAATTGTAACGACACAAAAAAATTTGACATTGTAACAACACAAAATAATCATTAACATAATTATTGTGAGTCTTAGTAACTTAAGGAACTAATCTATCAGTGAAAGACTGTAAGTAATTAAAGAAAACgataataattagatttttttcgCTTCAAATTCTCAAATCATTGACATATCGACATAACATGATTATTGACTATctgtttttaattaattacacCATACAAACTAGTAACTATTAGAAAAAATTATACAGTTATAATTagtgaaaattatcccaaatatactttttagattattaattacaagttatagcataactttttattaaatactagacttaagaaataattataagttatagcaacttttgagaaaaacatattttattaaattttcgaaaatcaattttgtaatatttattatttgtattatttctttatatttagcATTTAACATCTATCactattaattaaaaattttggaTAATTATGGCGAGTTaagatatcaattttttttataataattaaatatcaaagtTTATCCACAATATAAGGAGATATATACCTTTTTGTTAACTTGAATAATTAACTTGATTAtactctttttcatattttttagtctttaattatCAATAGAAGTCTTATCTCTTTACCCTTTTTAATTACCAATAGTAGTCTTATCTCtttaattttcattcattaaatttcttCTAAATAGTGACTCTTCCATTCATTAAATTCCATTCATtaccttttttaattattaataatctTCTCGATCATTAAATAGTGATTCTTCTAAATTGGACAATTATttagatcaattttatattaaattaagaacAAATAGTAAATGTTAACATTTGAATTATTGTTGCTTTTAGTTTGTTTTCATGCTTAGGTAGTgcttatttattaataattatttcattctaaaaaaattaactactttcaaaaaaataaatcctttttataGTCAAAAGGCAGTCTTGCCAATTCAATTTTGTCAAATCGTTAAGTAATGATAACATATATATAGTtctattttggattttaattagTCATCGTTTCCCCACGTCCATATAATGCATACCATAATTAACTTTTAATATCATTgctattgtagtatatatgtaaaactgaaatcaaaatacaaccaacacAATTTTGATTTCACATGTATaccttgaaaaaaaaaacttgttctTACAATCATCCAGAACTTCAAACTCGTGTTTGGCTCATTGCTAACATCTGAAAGATAGTTAGTCAGAGCACATTTCATTATTTTACCTGTAATGTCCATATACTCGAGGAAGATAAATGAACAAGAAGACATTCATTTTTAATATACATTAGCCAAACAAGgatgccttttattgagttttttttcGTGTGAGGCCTTTCGTAGATGTATTGATTAATCTGCAAGATTGTTGTACCATCAGTTTATCGATTGAGGGATGGTTCCAATTAGTGTAATGATGTTAATTGCCAATTAGTGCAATGATGTTAACTATGTTTTGATGAACACATTTTCCTAGGATAATTCCACTTTTAATACATTGAAAtcaatttatatactcatttcatacataagtaacatttttattttgagttctcaATGTATTAAATTGATATCGATGAAGTTTCGCATATATCACATTTGTAttgaatgagttttatgaatgtgacaatcgatgagaaaaattatgttttatgttaCATAACTTTTTTAGTGTATGAATGGATATTATATGAAAAACTATCAacgtaaatgttgaaaataaatcAATTGATAGTTGtttgatgtcaaataatttttcgttctaataaaaaaataatcaagattgATATTTTTGTTTGCTTTCTAGCAAGATgaagaacattatataaatactatgtTAAATATCAAAGCTAAACTTTATTCATACCAACAATCTTATACAAAGAGTAATGAGCaccaataaaaatcaagattcaatattcatgtcaaatGTTACTAATTGCAGAATcgaaaaatgtataatttgatgtagttgatatcaaatttaataccatctgttgcgacttagttcatatcaatttcattcaACGATGTAAAATACGAAACAAACGTTAGAGTAgcataacattatataaatactacataaatacaaaaaataaactttttcataCCCACAATCTTATAAAAACAAACAGTAATAATCAAGCACCAAAAAGTTAATTCAAATTATTAACTATATTAGAAAAACAAAcagtaaatagaaaaaatgattcaatatcaattttataccaatttaatacagaaaaaaaatcaaatatttgtaAGTTTGTATGTACTGCTATAATCCATGAATACAACTTTGTTACTACCATATCATGTACAtgcttactagaaaaaataaaaagaaataaaaatcggGGTTGATAGACATGATCACTAAGTgagaaaataacatataaatgaccAATTATTCGGCAAAAAGTACTAAGAATTCATTGATATGCATGTTGATATGTGAATTTATCAGAAGAAGCTACTTAAATGGTGTACAAAAATTTGATGAACTAAAAATCTGTATGCTTTTTCTGTAAGATGAAAGCTATCCCAAAAAATATAATCGGAATCATTGGAACACACCGATGTGCATAACTCTGCAACTTCTATTTTTCCTGTCCCACAGTATCTGTTTTCTGCAACTTTGAATCCTGCACGGTCATATAAAGAAAGAAACGGAGATCTTGTCGATATTCAGGAAAAAGACAGTCATATTTGTACCATATTTCTGAGGGCTGTTGATGACATCAAGTGGAAGATTATATATATCATACACCAATCTTGAATTAGGTACTTTGTTTTCTAGAGAACTTAAGTCATCTGCCAACTTGCTGTTGAACAATTGTGCTGCTTGGTTCAAATAATCAACACGTTTCCTTTCTTCTCCTCCTCTCAGTGTTCTTTGTGATGGCATGCATCCGATTGATGGTATgccaataaatatttaaattcatttagAAGGcgtaaaaaaattaacaaacctgAAGAATCCCATCTCTCTCCATGACGGatcatgattgaatgcaaattaacagaattcatattttttatctaaAGAAATACTTGTTTTTTGCTTTTCTATCAAATTCTAATCAACATAGAATGCGTTTTTTTGTTTGACGGTAGAGAGAAATCGGGTAAAAAGTGACAAGTAGTGTATGTAGATGGAAACTCTTACTGCAAGCACTAAAATAGGAAGATAAATAACGGTTTGAGGGATTTGGGGTGGATAAATATCAGTAATTAAGGTTAACTACTTTTAaggataattttattaaatattaattttactttttcagTAATTGCTTTTCTGTATTttcaacaaaagaaaagaaaatctttttatatatttttttaagatgaaAGTTGCTATAAACTtgaaaacttaaaagttttgctataagttataataactaatctaataagtttatatagttaagtttcccaaagaaaaaaagaaacacacgcattaacacaaaaaaaaaaaatactttttttagtaGCTAAATAACAAAAGTTTATCATTGATAACGAGGTTTTATCAAAAGATCACATCGGCTATGGGCATATTTAGTAATAAATTGAAAGCCAATCTTAGTAGCTAATGCATGTTATATAATttatcaagattcaaccgtagtGAATTTTAATTTGTCATTGTTTAGTCATCTTCATCTAGATCCATTAATTAAATCTGTCTCTCTTATGATGGTTTGGTTTCCAAATCTTTTGTGCTTGATTAAAGTGACTTTAATTTAGTGATTTgtcattattgtttttttttttttcaattttaaggaTTAATCTTAGTAGCTTAGGTGGTTGGTACTTGCATTTATACAATTGCTAGTAAAAATCTAATTCTGGACCTTGTAATCTCCTTCACCCccaactttttttaattaaaaaaaattcactcaattttgtaCACTAAAACAAACTCGTTTTtcaggtaattttttttttttttcatatagatcAAACTTTATGGGGTGTATGGTATAgacaaaaatatgttttttcatgtttggtcactcaacaaaattcagaaaaaaaattttagaaaatattttttttaaaaaatgaggatAATGATTTAAGTAggaaaaaacaaattcaaaattaacatttCACGTTGATTGTCCCTTATCCACTCTCCAACACCCCCATCCCCTATAGCTTTCATCCCTACCATTACACACACCTTACCCTCGACCCTCTACCCCATTGTATTTTACGTACCAAATATAAGAAAAACGCTTTTtcctagaaaaatatttttcatggtaTAATCAGATTCACCCTtgaaagttgtattttttttattttttttttgtcttttggtTGCATTTTTGTTGCGTCACCTTTCTATATCATGATCCTAAACTTGTATGCATCATTCAACATGTGACATAGTGTTCAATAATGTGTACCTGTTTTTTGTATTATATAAGTTAATTTATCTcgaaaaatatgaagaagtagatatttaaaaataaaaataaaaatatatcttgTGTGTTGTTTATATTAGTGATAGTAATAAAAATACTGTTTAGTACTTATTGGGATGTTACTCTAACTCATAAGAGCAAATTAGGCACGCAGCAAAAGTGAAGTAGATCTTACTAATATaaaactctctctcttttttctcaaaaatgatGAATGCTCAAAGTCAATTTTTGGTATGCCATTTACTTCAACTCTAGCAATTcgttcatttattcattcaagttattactaattttttaatagaaACTTTTGCTTGTAAGTTGCatttaatttctagattttgttGCTTCAAGAATGTTATTACTAAAAATGTATCTTTAATTTTCAGGGGACATACCAACTTCCATGGTTCTACTTGTTAGGTGTGGAGTCTGATTAATATATGATGTACTGtttatatattaatgttcacgcGGTTCAACCTCCGCGTGTGAAGTTGCCGTTCGCCGTGGACTTTACCCACGAGGTGTTACCATGAAATATTTCTCTCTTCATTCTCTCTCCTTAAGaaatctctctcttttctttatctctttTGCTAGATCTAGTGTGTGTGAAGGTAATCGATCCTAACATTACTTTTGTTACactcaaatttttttcaaatctacTTGGTAATTTTAAATCTTTCTACAACTATGATTATTttatagaaagagaaaaaagaaaattaatttgagTTGCATTTCATGGAACAAAAATGTATCCAGATTTTCTTGTTATGTCTAGATTTATTTGATTCTCTCACACACacaaaaacgaaaaaagaaacacacacacacattaacACACGcaaaaaactatttttcttttttactacataaataacaaaatttcatcATAGACAATGAGGTTTTATCAAAAGATTATATCGGCTATCATCTATTTAGCAATGAATTGAAAGCCAATTTTAGTAGCtaattcatgctttatttatatatgttttcaagattcaacCCAATGAATTTTAATTTGTCATTGTTTAGTCATCTACATCTAGATCCATTAATTAAATTTGTGAGTGTCTTTCTATATAACGTTTTGGTACAAATCTTTTGTGCTTGATAAAGTGACTTTAGTTTCgtgatttgtcattttttttttcaattttagggATTAATCTTAGTAGCTAATTAGGTGGTTGGTACTTGAACTTACACTATTGCTAGTGGTACTCTGATTATGCACCTTGTAATCTCCTCCACCCCCAACGTAactctttttatataaaaaaattatgtcaatttTGAACACTAAAACAAACTCGTTTCCCCggtaaatctttttattttttttatatagattgAACTTTAGCGGGGTGTATGGTATggacgaaaatatttttcaatttcgtCATGTTTGGTCAcccaacaaaattcaaaacattttttagaaaaataattttataaaagattGAGGGTAATGATTtcagtaggaaaaaaataaacttaGAAGTGACATTTCACACTGATTGTCCCTTATCCACCCTCCAACACCCCACCTCCTATAGCTCTCATACCCACCATCACACACACATTACCCTCCACCCTCTACCCCCATCATGTTTTGCGTACCGGCCAAGCACAAGAAAAAacctctttttctaaaaaaatatttttcatggtaTCAGGCACATCCTTGCaagttgtgttttttttttggtcttcTGGTTGCATTTTTGTTGTGTCACCTTTCTATATCATGATCCTAAACTTGTATATATAAATTTCTTTGACAGAACAAAGATTGAATTGTCATATAACATCATGAAAAATTCAAATGAGAAAAAGTCACAAGTTATAAATCAATACATAGATGCTAAAGTGAATGTGGGGAACAAAGGATTTTTAGATGCTTCTAAAGTAAGACCCCGTGTAGCACTTGAGAAAGAAGCTGTTGTAGCAAGTGAAATGTTGTTGAGAAATAGGGCTTCTACAAGCTTGGCCAGCCATGGTTTCATTAGCTCAATCCAACCATGTGCTTTGGCTAGCACCAAACCATTACCAACATCAAGTGCAGCTCCATTTACGAATTGTCGTAAGCATGGATTTGCCTCCTACCTTGCACGTAAAGAGAGTGAACTATCTGAGTACTACACTCGTGTAGAAATTCGTTATCCAAGATATGAAGTTATTCACAAGTACGTATGCCAAACCTGATCTTTTTCTGCTTTGATACTATGTTTTAAGCCATTTATATAGCgagaaaatttattaattaattatgttttgaatagGTACATGGATTGTGAGTTGGGAGTTTCATGAGCATACGAATCACCGTACTAATATGCTTTTGAGAGCAGAACGGGAAAGTTTCATCCATTTGAACGCCGCCGCATTAAGGGCTAGATGCCTGGTGCACACTGAAGAGAAGTGCAAAAGGTGCATCGAGAAACTCAGGGGTAAAGACgtttacatgtactagtaattATCAATTTGtgacatacacacacacatacatactcATCACACACTCGATGATAGGTTTACTTGACTTTGAGCAGAGCATGTCGTCAATGAAAGATTCATATCCTTACATCCACAGACGCACAAGGAAGAAGGGACGGGTCCAGAATGTTATCATTAGCTTTTCTTCGTTGAAGAATTCTATCTTTGTCATGTTAATTAGTGGCTTTCTATCAAGCTATGTAGTAGTTAAGTAGAGTAGCTAGCTGGCTAGCACAAAAAGGTCACTGCAGTCTTTCTGCAGTTGATCAATGTTTATAAGTTGATATGAAATCTTggtttcttaattatgtttagTACTTATTTTGCTTAAATCATTTCAATAAATGCTCCTAGGTAGTTGGTTGACGTGGGTATTGTGCGGAGATAGCAAAGTAATTAAACTTTGGTCAAATTGATCTAAATTCATACGGGAAGAGACGAAATAACAATGTG
This window contains:
- the LOC124895187 gene encoding uncharacterized protein LOC124895187, which gives rise to MKNSNEKKSQVINQYIDAKVNVGNKGFLDASKVRPRVALEKEAVVASEMLLRNRASTSLASHGFISSIQPCALASTKPLPTSSAAPFTNCRKHGFASYLARKESELSEYYTRVEIRYPRYEVIHKYMDCELGVS